The Natrinema amylolyticum genome includes a region encoding these proteins:
- a CDS encoding diacylglycerol/lipid kinase family protein, with product MTSGDAGSTDGSTEETRRLILNPTSGDGDHVEQVRRLAADHGFRIVETERAGHAVDIATQAAADDVDLLAICGGDGTVHEAVQGLVAADALEDMVLSIIPAGTANIAASALGIDQIRDGFAAADRGETKRLDLGMADGEPFVLSAIAGLPAAASTAASEELKERIGTLAFVIEGLRTAREFDGLEVAVDAAAGDGEYVWQGEALCLGIGTLRRFTGENEPSNARTGRLEVTIVDRMPPTDAIAEAVERRFLSRETPHVTTIEASALEVVALKDEPVQFSLDGERQEYETVEIGVRPRALRVCVGEEYGDRGRSMPV from the coding sequence ATGACCAGTGGAGACGCGGGTTCGACCGACGGGTCGACCGAAGAAACGCGTCGTCTCATCCTCAATCCGACGAGCGGGGACGGGGATCACGTCGAACAAGTCCGTCGACTCGCCGCTGACCACGGATTTCGAATCGTTGAGACCGAACGCGCTGGACACGCGGTCGACATCGCGACGCAGGCCGCGGCCGACGATGTCGACCTCCTCGCGATCTGCGGCGGCGATGGAACCGTTCACGAAGCCGTTCAGGGGCTCGTCGCGGCCGACGCACTCGAGGATATGGTGCTCTCTATCATCCCGGCAGGAACGGCGAACATCGCCGCGTCGGCGCTGGGGATCGACCAGATACGAGACGGGTTCGCGGCCGCGGACCGAGGTGAGACGAAGCGACTCGACCTGGGAATGGCCGACGGCGAACCGTTCGTACTGTCGGCTATCGCGGGGCTTCCCGCAGCGGCGAGTACGGCAGCCTCGGAGGAACTCAAAGAACGGATCGGCACGCTCGCGTTCGTTATCGAAGGCCTGCGGACCGCTCGAGAATTCGACGGACTCGAGGTTGCGGTTGACGCCGCCGCAGGCGACGGAGAGTACGTCTGGCAGGGCGAGGCGCTGTGTCTGGGGATCGGTACCCTTCGGCGGTTCACCGGCGAAAACGAACCGTCGAACGCCCGCACCGGACGCCTCGAGGTGACGATCGTCGATCGGATGCCGCCGACGGACGCGATCGCTGAGGCCGTCGAACGACGGTTCCTCAGTCGGGAAACGCCCCACGTCACGACGATCGAAGCGTCCGCCCTCGAGGTCGTCGCCCTGAAGGACGAGCCGGTGCAGTTCAGTCTCGACGGGGAGCGTCAGGAGTACGAGACGGTCGAGATCGGTGTTCGGCCGCGAGCGCTCCGTGTTTGCGTGGGAGAGGAGTACGGTGACCGAGGCCGTTCCATGCCGGTATGA
- a CDS encoding formate/nitrite transporter family protein has protein sequence MPIAPDPAEIFDRAVAEGERRLDQSLLELTATSFIAGFTIVFGIATLGVVDGLVEPRFGDVAHIAGALTFGVGVVFLVVGRSELFNENFFDPAAKAVDQDGSWLLGPLLRLWIVTLVVNLIGGFLFALVFAVDGVLPSGSAHALSRTAEEIVHRPLRGMFASAIIGGALVSLLSFLLQGVNSVRSRITMAYIVGFLLALGPFDHVIVTAIHVFFGLLFDAPIGYGALAETVVVATVGNFVGGIGLVTFTHVAQVMGSEE, from the coding sequence GTGCCAATCGCTCCAGATCCAGCAGAGATATTCGATCGGGCGGTCGCGGAAGGTGAACGACGGCTCGACCAGTCACTGCTCGAGCTCACGGCGACCAGCTTCATTGCGGGGTTCACCATCGTCTTCGGCATCGCCACGCTCGGAGTCGTCGACGGACTGGTCGAACCGCGCTTCGGTGACGTCGCACATATCGCAGGCGCGCTCACCTTCGGAGTCGGCGTCGTCTTCCTGGTCGTCGGCCGATCGGAGCTGTTCAACGAGAACTTCTTCGATCCGGCCGCGAAGGCGGTCGACCAGGACGGCTCGTGGCTGCTCGGGCCGCTCCTTCGGCTGTGGATCGTCACCCTCGTCGTCAACCTCATCGGCGGGTTCCTCTTCGCACTCGTCTTTGCCGTCGATGGCGTCCTTCCGTCCGGGTCAGCACATGCACTGTCGCGGACGGCTGAAGAGATCGTCCATCGGCCGCTGAGAGGGATGTTCGCAAGTGCCATTATCGGCGGTGCCCTCGTGAGCTTACTGTCGTTCCTCCTACAGGGCGTCAACAGCGTTCGGAGCCGCATCACGATGGCCTATATCGTCGGGTTCCTGTTGGCCCTCGGGCCGTTCGATCACGTGATCGTCACTGCGATCCACGTCTTTTTCGGGCTTCTCTTCGACGCTCCGATCGGGTACGGAGCACTGGCCGAAACGGTTGTCGTCGCGACCGTAGGGAACTTCGTCGGTGGAATCGGCCTCGTTACGTTCACTCACGTTGCCCAGGTGATGGGATCGGAAGAATAA
- a CDS encoding SDR family oxidoreductase produces the protein MSGTTDSEVVVVTGASAGVGRATARAFAERGAKVGLLARGEDGLKGAREEVERAGGEAIIVPTDVADPDEVEAAAETVEDTFGPIDVWVNNAMVSVFSPAAEMTDDDYRRVTEVTYLGYVYGTQAALDRMRPRDEGTIVQVGSALAYRGIPLQSAYCGAKHAIQGYTESVRTELLHDDCDVQLSMVQMPAMNTPQFEWTKTRLPRKPQPVPPIYQPEVAARAIIWAVDHSRDELWVGRSTVKAILGNRLIPRRLDNYLAQSGYDSQQTDEPVDPDREHNLYGPVSGDFGAHGPFDDQARDLSYQLQASMHRRVLALIIGLVVAIVSAVLGQRIVSTDSS, from the coding sequence ATGTCCGGAACTACCGACTCTGAAGTCGTCGTCGTGACGGGTGCATCAGCCGGCGTCGGGCGAGCGACCGCTCGCGCGTTCGCCGAACGCGGCGCGAAGGTCGGGCTCCTCGCGCGGGGCGAGGACGGGCTCAAAGGCGCACGCGAGGAGGTCGAACGGGCCGGTGGCGAGGCGATTATCGTCCCGACGGACGTCGCCGATCCCGACGAGGTCGAGGCCGCGGCCGAAACCGTCGAGGATACGTTCGGACCGATCGATGTCTGGGTGAATAATGCGATGGTATCGGTCTTTTCACCCGCCGCGGAGATGACCGACGACGACTATCGTCGGGTCACCGAGGTCACGTATTTGGGGTACGTCTACGGCACGCAAGCTGCCCTCGATCGAATGCGGCCCCGCGACGAGGGGACGATCGTTCAGGTCGGCTCTGCGTTAGCATACCGAGGTATTCCGCTTCAGTCGGCCTACTGTGGTGCGAAACACGCGATACAGGGATATACGGAGTCCGTGCGAACGGAGTTGCTCCACGACGACTGTGATGTGCAGCTGTCGATGGTACAGATGCCCGCGATGAATACCCCTCAATTCGAGTGGACGAAAACCCGGCTCCCGAGAAAGCCGCAGCCGGTACCGCCGATCTACCAGCCCGAGGTCGCTGCTCGAGCGATCATCTGGGCCGTCGACCACAGCAGGGACGAACTGTGGGTCGGGCGATCGACGGTGAAAGCGATCCTCGGGAACCGTCTGATCCCGCGGCGACTCGATAACTATCTCGCACAAAGCGGCTACGACTCCCAGCAAACTGACGAGCCGGTCGATCCCGACCGGGAACACAACCTGTACGGACCAGTGTCGGGTGATTTCGGTGCTCACGGCCCATTCGACGATCAGGCGCGCGATCTGAGCTATCAGCTCCAGGCATCGATGCACCGACGAGTGCTCGCCCTGATCATTGGTCTCGTAGTTGCGATTGTGAGCGCCGTTCTTGGTCAGCGCATCGTATCAACCGATTCCAGCTAA
- a CDS encoding vitamin K epoxide reductase family protein: MSDDSDHDSNGESTAVTTDARERRSRVGNGDIRGDGDGHNGNNGGGQGDNGGSMRPGDMMLAHPTEEVWPQYAVISLGVWLIASTPALDYGSTLMIANSVVSGLLLIALAGLTIYRESGYANYANGFVGLWLVFAPIAFWAPTAAAYANNALVGTMVITFSVLIVMRSEMDGPTVPPGWSYNPSTGAQRAPLIALGIFGFFASWYMAAFQLGYIESVWDPLYDPGTEAILTSQVSEAFPVSDAGLGAVAYSVEALMGFMGDRRRWRTMPWMVAFFGVVVIPLGFVQVLLVIMQPIMVGTWCTLCLLSAFGMLWMISLTVDEVVAMGQYVVRLMRQGDSLWTAFWMGGTIPEDEAGVDETGTRPIGDSPVSEPFWGVSIPWTLFAAMVLGAWLMLSPTLFGTTGFMADSSHLVGSLVVSFTVIATGEPARPVRFLNVPLAGWVLVAPWLITGVPTIAAINATVAGVLIVLLSVPRGPITDRYGGWESYATLETVDRLNPLSS; encoded by the coding sequence ATGAGCGACGACAGCGATCACGACTCGAACGGGGAATCGACCGCCGTGACGACCGACGCGCGAGAGCGACGCTCGAGGGTCGGCAACGGCGATATACGTGGAGACGGCGACGGTCACAACGGTAATAACGGCGGCGGACAGGGCGATAACGGAGGATCGATGCGACCGGGCGACATGATGCTCGCTCATCCAACAGAGGAGGTGTGGCCCCAATACGCCGTCATCTCGCTCGGGGTCTGGCTCATCGCGAGCACGCCGGCACTGGACTACGGGAGTACGCTGATGATCGCGAACAGCGTCGTCAGCGGACTCCTTTTGATCGCGCTGGCCGGACTCACGATCTACCGCGAGAGCGGCTACGCCAACTACGCAAACGGCTTCGTGGGTCTCTGGCTGGTGTTCGCGCCGATCGCGTTCTGGGCACCGACGGCCGCAGCATACGCCAACAACGCGCTCGTGGGGACCATGGTGATCACGTTCTCGGTGCTGATCGTGATGCGCTCGGAGATGGACGGGCCGACCGTCCCGCCGGGCTGGTCGTACAATCCTTCGACGGGAGCCCAGCGCGCGCCGCTGATCGCGCTCGGGATCTTCGGCTTCTTCGCCTCGTGGTACATGGCCGCGTTTCAGTTGGGCTACATCGAGAGCGTCTGGGACCCGCTGTACGACCCGGGAACCGAGGCGATACTGACGTCGCAGGTCTCGGAGGCGTTCCCGGTCTCGGACGCCGGTCTCGGCGCGGTCGCCTACTCGGTCGAGGCCCTGATGGGGTTCATGGGTGACCGCCGCCGGTGGCGGACGATGCCGTGGATGGTCGCGTTCTTCGGCGTCGTCGTCATCCCGCTCGGCTTCGTCCAGGTACTGCTAGTCATCATGCAGCCGATCATGGTCGGGACGTGGTGTACTCTCTGTCTCCTGTCGGCCTTTGGCATGCTGTGGATGATCTCACTGACGGTCGACGAGGTGGTTGCGATGGGTCAGTATGTCGTCCGACTAATGCGCCAAGGCGACAGCCTCTGGACCGCCTTCTGGATGGGTGGTACGATCCCCGAAGACGAGGCCGGCGTCGACGAAACCGGGACGCGACCGATCGGTGACTCTCCGGTCAGCGAACCGTTCTGGGGCGTCTCGATCCCGTGGACGCTGTTCGCCGCGATGGTGCTCGGGGCTTGGCTCATGCTCTCGCCGACCCTCTTCGGGACGACGGGGTTCATGGCCGACAGCAGCCACTTGGTCGGCTCGCTGGTCGTCTCCTTTACCGTGATCGCGACCGGTGAACCCGCTCGTCCGGTTCGGTTCCTCAACGTTCCGCTCGCTGGGTGGGTTCTCGTAGCGCCGTGGCTGATCACGGGAGTCCCAACGATCGCTGCGATCAACGCCACCGTCGCCGGCGTCCTGATCGTGCTCCTCAGCGTTCCCCGCGGGCCAATCACCGACCGCTACGGCGGCTGGGAGAGCTATGCCACCCTCGAGACGGTCGACCGACTGAACCCCCTCAGTAGCTAA
- a CDS encoding glycoside hydrolase family 15 protein, with product MEYKRLEEYGAIGDGNTVALVGRDGSIDWCPFPHVESPSVFAALLDSDRGGHFSVRPTQSFESVQRYRDRTNVLETTFRTASGDVTVTDFMPVAEVMGADDPPPAVYRKLECEDGPLEVDITFEPRFDYARDVPEVEAAADGVVAVGTDERAVLSSDLPLEPSTDGHEASTRVMLETGETRWLVLGYGEAIPLEPSQHQGTLEGVVDYWRSWVHDCDEADCPLGGQWHDLAVRSSLVLKLLIHRETGAVCAAPTTSLPEDIGGVRNWDYRFNWIRDSAFTVRAFSELGHLEEARSYFQLCLDHCRDHDPANIQPVYSLHGENDLEERVLDHLGGYRGSAPVRIGNAAENQHQLDIYGELILAIYESVRYGERVTVDDWAVMRKLVDYVCEGWDEPDAGIWEVRSDPQQFVYSKVMCWTALDRGIKLAATAGDDVSAPLERWRTCREDVREAILDRGYSDHANSFVRVFGDEDTLDASNLLIPAVGFLSPDDDRVQGTIDATIDRLATDDGLVRRYEGDDGLPGTDNPFVVTAFWLVTALALAGRTDEATDRFESVIEYASPLGLLAEAVDPEAGEQRGNFPQAYSHIGLINSALSLTDVNGSSARSSAPLGRDEPLDDAIPSGGIVQQSSENE from the coding sequence ATGGAGTACAAACGCCTCGAGGAGTACGGTGCGATCGGTGACGGGAACACGGTCGCGTTAGTCGGTCGCGACGGCTCGATTGACTGGTGTCCGTTCCCGCACGTCGAGTCGCCGAGTGTCTTCGCCGCGCTGCTCGATTCCGACCGCGGCGGCCACTTTTCCGTCCGACCGACGCAGTCGTTCGAATCCGTCCAGCGGTATCGCGACCGTACCAACGTCCTCGAGACGACGTTCCGGACCGCCAGTGGAGATGTAACGGTGACGGATTTCATGCCTGTCGCCGAGGTGATGGGGGCGGACGACCCACCGCCTGCCGTCTACCGGAAACTGGAATGCGAGGACGGTCCTCTCGAGGTCGATATCACGTTCGAGCCGCGGTTCGACTACGCACGAGACGTGCCCGAGGTCGAAGCAGCGGCTGACGGTGTCGTTGCGGTCGGCACTGACGAACGAGCCGTTCTTTCGAGCGACCTGCCGCTCGAGCCGTCCACCGACGGGCATGAGGCGAGTACCAGGGTCATGCTCGAAACTGGTGAGACGCGCTGGCTGGTGCTCGGATACGGTGAGGCGATTCCCCTCGAGCCGTCGCAGCATCAGGGGACGCTTGAAGGGGTCGTCGACTACTGGCGGAGCTGGGTCCACGATTGTGACGAGGCAGACTGTCCGCTCGGTGGCCAATGGCACGACCTCGCCGTCCGGTCGTCGCTCGTTCTCAAACTCCTCATTCACCGGGAGACGGGCGCAGTGTGTGCGGCCCCGACGACGTCACTCCCCGAAGATATCGGCGGCGTCCGCAACTGGGACTACCGATTCAACTGGATCCGTGATTCGGCCTTTACGGTCCGGGCGTTCTCCGAACTGGGCCACCTCGAGGAGGCGCGATCGTACTTCCAGCTGTGTCTCGATCACTGCCGCGATCACGACCCCGCGAACATTCAGCCGGTCTATAGCCTCCACGGGGAGAACGACCTCGAGGAGCGCGTCCTCGATCACCTCGGTGGCTACCGCGGATCGGCTCCCGTCCGCATCGGTAATGCGGCCGAGAACCAGCACCAGCTCGACATCTATGGCGAGTTGATCCTCGCGATCTACGAGAGCGTCCGCTACGGCGAGCGGGTGACGGTCGACGACTGGGCAGTGATGCGAAAACTCGTCGACTACGTCTGCGAGGGCTGGGACGAACCCGACGCCGGCATCTGGGAGGTTCGGAGCGATCCACAGCAGTTCGTCTACTCGAAAGTCATGTGCTGGACGGCGCTCGACCGAGGAATCAAGCTTGCCGCGACGGCCGGCGACGACGTGTCGGCCCCGCTCGAGCGCTGGCGGACGTGCCGCGAGGACGTTCGTGAGGCGATCCTCGACCGAGGATACAGCGACCACGCTAACAGTTTCGTACGGGTGTTTGGCGACGAAGACACGCTCGATGCGTCGAATCTGCTGATCCCGGCCGTCGGCTTCCTCTCGCCCGACGACGATCGCGTTCAAGGGACGATCGACGCGACGATCGATCGACTGGCGACCGACGATGGTCTCGTCCGGCGCTACGAAGGCGACGACGGGCTTCCTGGTACCGACAACCCGTTCGTCGTCACCGCTTTCTGGCTCGTCACTGCGCTGGCGCTCGCCGGACGGACCGACGAGGCGACCGATCGCTTTGAGTCCGTCATCGAGTACGCCAGCCCGCTCGGGCTGCTGGCCGAAGCGGTCGATCCTGAGGCCGGCGAGCAACGCGGCAACTTCCCGCAGGCGTACAGTCATATCGGCCTCATCAACAGCGCGCTCTCCCTCACCGACGTAAACGGCTCGAGCGCTAGATCGTCCGCACCACTCGGGCGCGACGAACCGCTCGACGACGCCATCCCGAGTGGGGGGATCGTCCAGCAATCGAGTGAAAACGAATGA
- a CDS encoding SPW repeat domain-containing protein — protein MDATTKLTAGGNGVLGCWLIAAPFVLGTPAIGRWNDVIVGTAVVLVTGYNYARAVRQRPESVTGAGIVAVLGLWLVVAPFALGFGGLALWNDVVSGTVVASFGSYNAYIAGSATPLRATAQ, from the coding sequence ATGGACGCAACGACTAAATTGACAGCAGGCGGCAACGGCGTGCTCGGCTGCTGGTTGATCGCGGCTCCGTTCGTCCTTGGTACACCAGCGATCGGTCGCTGGAACGACGTAATTGTCGGTACTGCGGTCGTCCTCGTCACCGGCTACAACTACGCCAGGGCCGTCAGACAACGACCTGAAAGTGTGACCGGCGCGGGTATCGTCGCGGTCCTCGGCCTCTGGCTCGTCGTTGCGCCGTTCGCACTCGGCTTCGGGGGACTAGCGCTGTGGAACGACGTCGTCTCGGGGACCGTCGTGGCGAGTTTCGGGAGCTATAATGCGTATATCGCCGGCAGTGCGACGCCCCTTCGAGCGACGGCCCAATAG
- a CDS encoding four-helix bundle copper-binding protein produces the protein MALTQIDHVSENEEMQECIDSCFECAQACEWCADECAGEGEEMAECLRLCRDVADLATMHARFMVRNSGYSSDLAAVTADACEECADECEQHDAEHCQVCADVLRECAETCRNMASA, from the coding sequence ATGGCACTAACGCAGATTGACCACGTGAGCGAGAACGAGGAGATGCAGGAGTGTATCGACAGTTGCTTCGAATGCGCTCAGGCCTGCGAATGGTGTGCCGACGAGTGCGCCGGTGAGGGCGAAGAGATGGCCGAGTGTCTGCGGCTCTGCCGGGACGTTGCCGACCTAGCGACCATGCATGCACGGTTTATGGTCCGCAATTCCGGATACAGCTCGGACCTCGCTGCGGTCACCGCCGACGCCTGCGAGGAGTGCGCCGACGAGTGCGAGCAACACGACGCCGAGCACTGTCAGGTCTGTGCGGACGTTCTCCGCGAGTGTGCGGAGACCTGCCGGAATATGGCTTCAGCCTGA
- a CDS encoding ArsR family transcriptional regulator — MEGLTPFVEYNLVVGIVVALELLYFLSLESSVTAYRRFVLVTVGGLVLAVIGGPVAELFAPSLVHWIHGAAALLVVLGLYDPVANDLRTAEWAQVLLSEPAQIRQPADWMTPMDDEILSVFHNAELILTPSIIAYNTGFSRKEVNRRLIKLDEHGLVEKIERGKYQMTYRGEQYLRGQLHTVPATNDETEVKS; from the coding sequence GTGGAAGGATTAACTCCGTTCGTCGAATACAATCTGGTGGTCGGGATCGTTGTCGCTCTCGAACTCCTCTACTTCCTCTCCCTCGAGTCATCGGTGACAGCGTACCGTCGGTTCGTGCTCGTAACGGTCGGCGGATTAGTCCTCGCTGTGATCGGCGGACCAGTCGCTGAATTGTTCGCGCCGTCGCTCGTTCACTGGATCCACGGGGCCGCTGCACTTCTGGTTGTCCTCGGTCTCTACGACCCCGTAGCGAACGATCTACGGACTGCAGAGTGGGCGCAGGTGTTGCTGAGCGAACCGGCCCAGATTCGGCAGCCAGCCGACTGGATGACGCCGATGGACGATGAGATCCTCAGCGTGTTTCACAACGCAGAGCTGATCCTGACGCCGTCGATCATCGCCTACAACACTGGATTCAGTCGAAAAGAAGTAAACCGTCGCCTGATCAAGCTAGACGAACACGGGCTCGTCGAAAAGATCGAGCGGGGAAAGTATCAGATGACCTACCGGGGCGAGCAATACCTTCGCGGACAGCTCCATACGGTTCCAGCGACGAACGACGAAACTGAAGTCAAAAGTTAG
- a CDS encoding ArsR family transcriptional regulator: MADISTNSKPDNEENPLERQRELMELLSQETRHSIIQVLVGHPKILASAAEINHFVPSKSKKTVEEQLDVLVDAEILAIYEYPPNKEKRGLPWKFYGFTEYGAGVLGDFNYLKGVPMARAVHQQTRKPEKIERHEMAPRPPLPESIRATFRLDEETE; encoded by the coding sequence ATGGCCGACATCTCTACGAATTCCAAACCCGACAACGAGGAAAATCCCTTAGAGCGGCAGCGTGAGCTGATGGAGCTGCTGTCACAGGAAACTCGACACAGCATCATTCAGGTACTCGTGGGGCACCCGAAAATCCTCGCGTCGGCGGCTGAAATCAACCATTTCGTTCCGAGTAAATCGAAAAAGACCGTCGAGGAGCAGTTAGATGTGCTCGTTGACGCGGAGATTCTCGCAATCTACGAGTATCCCCCAAACAAGGAAAAGCGCGGCTTGCCGTGGAAATTCTACGGCTTCACCGAATATGGTGCCGGCGTCCTCGGGGATTTCAACTATCTCAAGGGCGTCCCGATGGCGCGAGCCGTTCACCAGCAAACGCGAAAGCCCGAGAAGATTGAGCGACACGAAATGGCCCCACGACCGCCCCTCCCAGAATCGATCCGCGCGACGTTCCGACTCGACGAAGAGACTGAATAA
- a CDS encoding alpha/beta fold hydrolase, which produces MAATPETESNKQIVRRLLDEVVTEGNINLIDDLFAEDVLDHTLMGETRGREPIKERAKSLHGAFSGFSATAEKLVAEDDTVALWAIDRGTHDGEFLGIEPTGREVEYSATAFFRMEDGKIVERWVQPDLFGLMQQLGVVELPGDPSSRRTMETVTSADGTPIAYERTGSGPPIVLVYGNGDILQFWEEGGVRSAFANQYTVYTIERRGRGESGDAAEYKLEREAEDVAAVVETIDEPVTLLGHSGGALYSLEAALRTDNLRSLLLYEPPIQVVDNELDIAEELTEMRALVERDESEQALVQFMHDIAGLPPDKIDALRSAPVWQEMVAAAHTLPRELEAISEYEFEPARFADMIIPTLLLSGSESPPLYKDATKAVNESLPNSRIAVFEGEQHMAMHTAPDRFITEVITFIEESS; this is translated from the coding sequence ATGGCAGCAACACCCGAAACCGAGTCAAACAAACAGATTGTCCGCCGGCTATTAGACGAAGTGGTGACCGAGGGAAACATCAACCTCATTGATGACCTCTTCGCTGAGGACGTACTTGACCACACTCTGATGGGCGAGACCCGAGGCCGTGAACCAATCAAAGAACGAGCCAAATCCCTGCACGGCGCGTTTTCGGGCTTCTCAGCGACCGCTGAGAAGCTGGTCGCTGAGGACGATACTGTGGCACTGTGGGCGATTGATCGAGGAACGCACGATGGCGAGTTTCTGGGCATCGAACCGACGGGACGGGAGGTTGAATACTCGGCGACGGCGTTCTTCCGGATGGAAGATGGGAAAATCGTCGAGCGGTGGGTTCAGCCCGACTTGTTCGGCCTTATGCAGCAACTCGGCGTCGTCGAACTGCCCGGAGACCCGTCGAGCCGAAGAACGATGGAAACGGTCACGTCGGCAGATGGCACGCCGATTGCGTATGAGCGAACCGGGAGCGGGCCACCGATCGTACTCGTATACGGGAACGGCGACATCCTCCAGTTCTGGGAAGAAGGGGGAGTCCGTTCTGCGTTCGCCAACCAGTACACAGTCTACACCATCGAACGCCGAGGACGCGGCGAGAGCGGCGACGCCGCCGAGTACAAACTGGAACGCGAGGCTGAGGATGTGGCGGCAGTCGTCGAGACCATCGACGAACCGGTGACGCTGCTCGGCCACTCCGGTGGCGCCCTCTATTCGCTGGAGGCGGCCCTGCGAACCGACAACCTCCGTTCCCTCCTCTTGTACGAACCACCGATTCAGGTCGTCGACAACGAACTCGACATCGCCGAGGAGCTCACTGAAATGAGAGCGCTGGTGGAGCGCGATGAGAGTGAGCAAGCGCTCGTCCAGTTCATGCATGACATCGCAGGTCTTCCGCCGGACAAGATTGACGCGCTTCGTTCGGCACCGGTCTGGCAGGAGATGGTCGCCGCGGCTCATACACTCCCCCGTGAGTTAGAGGCGATTAGCGAGTATGAGTTCGAGCCAGCCCGGTTCGCAGATATGATTATACCGACGTTGCTGTTGTCCGGCAGCGAGAGCCCCCCACTATACAAAGACGCGACGAAAGCGGTCAACGAATCGCTTCCCAACAGCCGGATCGCCGTTTTCGAGGGAGAACAACACATGGCGATGCACACCGCACCGGACCGGTTCATCACCGAGGTGATCACGTTCATCGAGGAATCGTCCTGA
- a CDS encoding DMT family transporter: MTKAEDVLLFGALAFVWGTAFTAIEIGLETIPPLLFAAARLDIAAFIFVGAVLLSRIQWLPRTKADIALILSNGILVIGAHFAFSFIGQSYVTSGVAAIVLSFTPIITPVIAIRILPAERIYSTDVLGLCTGLVGVVAIATAGGSFDGQLLGVGLLLASAIVFALGSVLTERWTAILPALSLHAWSMITGAVFLHVTAYTYSGASFRTVTWTPSAAAALTYLGIFATAGGFLLYFTLLNRIGATNVSLINYASPVVATIFGATLLGEQITIATIAGFALIVVGFVLCNIRPLWRLTRSIRNVGVSDQVLERDEVRIQGNVYTTKTDSQNYLQPSD; encoded by the coding sequence ATGACAAAGGCAGAAGACGTGTTGTTGTTTGGCGCGCTCGCATTCGTCTGGGGAACAGCCTTCACCGCGATCGAAATCGGGCTAGAAACCATTCCTCCACTCCTCTTCGCAGCGGCCCGATTAGATATCGCTGCGTTCATCTTCGTGGGAGCGGTCCTACTCAGCCGGATTCAATGGCTTCCCCGCACTAAAGCAGACATCGCTCTCATCCTCTCGAACGGAATTCTCGTCATCGGAGCGCACTTTGCGTTCTCCTTCATCGGCCAGAGCTACGTCACAAGTGGAGTCGCTGCGATCGTCCTCAGTTTCACACCGATCATCACACCCGTCATCGCTATCCGAATCCTCCCAGCAGAACGCATCTACAGCACAGACGTCCTCGGTCTCTGTACCGGGCTTGTCGGTGTGGTCGCTATCGCAACTGCTGGTGGGTCCTTTGATGGACAACTCCTCGGTGTTGGACTTCTCTTGGCATCCGCAATCGTCTTCGCGCTTGGCTCCGTACTGACGGAACGCTGGACAGCGATTCTCCCAGCACTGTCCCTCCACGCGTGGTCGATGATTACTGGCGCGGTATTCCTCCATGTCACTGCCTACACCTATTCAGGTGCATCGTTCCGGACCGTGACGTGGACGCCGTCAGCAGCAGCCGCCCTCACGTACCTCGGCATCTTCGCAACAGCAGGCGGGTTCCTCCTCTACTTCACCTTGCTGAATCGAATCGGTGCAACGAACGTCAGCCTCATCAACTACGCATCACCCGTTGTAGCGACGATCTTCGGTGCAACCCTCCTCGGTGAGCAAATCACCATAGCGACCATCGCCGGATTTGCGCTCATCGTTGTCGGATTCGTGCTTTGCAATATCCGGCCGCTCTGGCGGCTTACCCGGTCCATCAGGAACGTGGGCGTCAGTGATCAGGTGCTTGAACGCGATGAAGTCCGCATCCAAGGTAACGTCTACACTACAAAGACCGATTCACAGAACTACCTGCAGCCAAGTGATTAA